One genomic window of Notamacropus eugenii isolate mMacEug1 chromosome 6, mMacEug1.pri_v2, whole genome shotgun sequence includes the following:
- the LOC140511750 gene encoding UDP-glucuronosyltransferase 2B31-like isoform X7, which yields MKSEKWAAALLLLQLCCFTCGFCGKVLVWPMEYSHWINMKAILDELAQRGHEVTVLTSTASILIASNKTSLLSFEVYPVSFTKEDVVTYFDKWIKEWEYLYELPNLFPWEYAKRMQEMFFEFTKVLKQFCESVVLNKKLMKTLKEARYDVVVSDAFSPCGELIAEVLGIPVVYTLRFITGNTYEKYCGGLPSPPSYVPVVLTELTDKMTFMERVKNMLFFLYFDFWFQHFDVKDWDQFYSDVLGRPTTLCETMGKAEMWLIRTYWDFEFPRPYLPNFEFVGGLHCKPAKPLPEEMEKFVQSSGEHGIVVFSLGSMVKNLTEEKSNLIAAALAQIPQKVLWRYQGKKPDTLGPNTRTYDWIPQNDLLGHPKTKAFITHGGTNGIYEAIYHGIPMIGVPMFADQPDNIAHMKAKGAAVDVDFHKMTTADMLNALKTVINNPSYKENAMRLSRIHHDQPVKPLDRAVFWIEFVMRHKGAKHLRPAAHDLTWYQYHSLDVIGFLLACVATVVFIAIKCCLFCCGKLGRKGKKQKKA from the exons ATGAAATCTGAGAAGTGGGCTGCAGCTCTTTTGCTGCTGCAGTTGTGTTGCTTTACTTGTGGGTTCTGTGGAAAAGTTCTTGTGTGGCCTATGGAATATAGTCATTGGATAAATATGAAGGCAATCTTGGATGAGCTGGCACAGAGGGGCCATGAGGTGACTGTCCTGACATCTACGGCTTCCATTCTTATTGCTTCTAACAAAACATCTCTTCTCAGCTTTGAGGTGTATCCTGTGTCATTCACTAAAGAAGATGTTGTTACTTATTTTGATAAATGGATTAAGGAATGG GAATACCTGTATGAGCTGCCAAACCTTTTCCCTTGGGAGTATGCTAAAAGGATGcaagaaatgttttttgaatttacAAAGGTTCTCAAACAGTTTTGTGAGAGTGTTGTTTTGAACAAGAAGCTCATGAAGACATTGAAGGAAGCTAGATATGATGTTGTTGTTTCAGATGCTTTTAGTCCATGTGGTGAGCTCATAGCTGAGGTCCTTGGAATACCTGTTGTCTATACTCTTCGGTTCATTACTGGCaatacatatgaaaaatactgTGGAGGactcccttcccccccttcctATGTGCCTGTGGTCTTGACAGAATTGACTGATAAGATGACATTCATGGAGAGAGTGAAAAATatgcttttcttcctttattttgacTTTTGGTTTCAGCATTTTGATGTAAAGGATTGGGATCAGTTTTACAGTGATGTGTTAG gAAGGCCCACTACATTATGTGAAACTATGGGAAAAGCTGAAATGTGGCTGATTCGGACTTACTGGGATTTTGAATTTCCTCGTCCATACTTGCCAAATTTTGAGTTTGTTGGAGGACTCCACTGTAAGCCTGCCAAGCCTCTTCCTGAG gaaatggaaaaatttgtCCAGAGCTCTGGAGAACATGGTATTGTGGTATTTTCTCTTGGGTCAATGGTCAAAAACTTAACTGAGGAAAAGAGTAATCTGATTGCTGCAGCTCTTGCCCAGATTCCACAGAAG gtTCTATGGCGATACCAAGGAAAGAAGCCAGACACATTAGGTCCAAATACCAGAACCTATGACTGGATTCCTCAGAATGATCTTCTTG GTCACCCCAAAACCAAGGCTTTTATCACTCATGGTGGAACCAATGGAATCTATGAAGCTATCTATCATGGAATTCCCATGATAGGTGTGCCCATGTTTGCTGATCAGCCTGATAACATCGCTCACATGAAGGCTAAGGGAGCAGCTGTTGATGTTGACTTTCATAAAATGACAACTGCAGATATGCTTAATGCTTTGAAGACAGTCATCAACAACCCCTC ATACAAAGAGAATGCTATGAGATTATCAAGAATTCACCATGACCAACCCGTGAAACCCCTAGACCGAGCTGTCTTCTGGATCGAGTTTGTGATGCGTCACAAAGGTGCTAAGCACCTTAGACCTGCTGCCCATGACCTCACCTGGTACCAGTACCACTCCCTGGATGTGATTGGCTTCCTACTTGCCTGTGTGGCAACTGTTGTCTTCATAGCCATCAAATGTTGCTTGTTTTGCTGTGGGAAGTTgggtagaaaaggaaagaaacaaaagaaggcatAA
- the LOC140511750 gene encoding UDP-glucuronosyltransferase 2B17-like isoform X8 codes for MKSEKWAAALLLLQLCCFTCGFCGKVLVWPMEYSHWINMKAILDELAQRGHEVTVLTSTASILIASNKTSLLSFEVYPVSFTKEDVVTYFDKWIKEWVYEMSRLSPWEYAKKMQDILFEYSKVLKQFCESVVLNKKLMKTLKEARYDVVVSDAFSPCGELIAEVLGIPVVYTLRFITGNTYEKYCGGLPSPPSYVPVVLTELTDKMTFMERVKNMLFFLYFDFWFQHFDVKDWDQFYSDVLGRPTTLCETMGKAEMWLIRTYWDFEFPRPYLPNFEFVGGLHCKPAKPLPEEMEKFVQSSGEHGIVVFSLGSMVKNLTEEKSNLIAAALAQIPQKVLWRYQGKKPDTLGPNTRTYDWIPQNDLLGHPKTKAFITHGGTNGIYEAIYHGIPMIGVPMFADQPDNIAHMKAKGAAVDVDFHKMTTADMLNALKTVINNPSYKENAMRLSRIHHDQPVKPLDRAVFWIEFVMRHKGAKHLRPAAHDLTWYQYHSLDVIGFLLACVATVVFIAIKCCLFCCGKLGRKGKKQKKA; via the exons ATGAAATCTGAGAAGTGGGCTGCAGCTCTTTTGCTGCTGCAGTTGTGTTGCTTTACTTGTGGGTTCTGTGGAAAAGTTCTTGTGTGGCCTATGGAATATAGTCATTGGATAAATATGAAGGCAATCTTGGATGAGCTGGCACAGAGGGGCCATGAGGTGACTGTCCTGACATCTACGGCTTCCATTCTTATTGCTTCTAACAAAACATCTCTTCTCAGCTTTGAGGTGTATCCTGTGTCATTCACTAAAGAAGATGTTGTTACTTATTTTGATAAATGGATTAAGGAATGGGTGTATGAGATGTCAAGACTTTCCCCTTGGGAGTATGCTAAAAAGATGCAAGATATACTTTTTGAATATTCAAAA GTTCTCAAACAGTTTTGTGAGAGTGTTGTTTTGAACAAGAAGCTCATGAAGACATTGAAGGAAGCTAGATATGATGTTGTTGTTTCAGATGCTTTTAGTCCATGTGGTGAGCTCATAGCTGAGGTCCTTGGAATACCTGTTGTCTATACTCTTCGGTTCATTACTGGCaatacatatgaaaaatactgTGGAGGactcccttcccccccttcctATGTGCCTGTGGTCTTGACAGAATTGACTGATAAGATGACATTCATGGAGAGAGTGAAAAATatgcttttcttcctttattttgacTTTTGGTTTCAGCATTTTGATGTAAAGGATTGGGATCAGTTTTACAGTGATGTGTTAG gAAGGCCCACTACATTATGTGAAACTATGGGAAAAGCTGAAATGTGGCTGATTCGGACTTACTGGGATTTTGAATTTCCTCGTCCATACTTGCCAAATTTTGAGTTTGTTGGAGGACTCCACTGTAAGCCTGCCAAGCCTCTTCCTGAG gaaatggaaaaatttgtCCAGAGCTCTGGAGAACATGGTATTGTGGTATTTTCTCTTGGGTCAATGGTCAAAAACTTAACTGAGGAAAAGAGTAATCTGATTGCTGCAGCTCTTGCCCAGATTCCACAGAAG gtTCTATGGCGATACCAAGGAAAGAAGCCAGACACATTAGGTCCAAATACCAGAACCTATGACTGGATTCCTCAGAATGATCTTCTTG GTCACCCCAAAACCAAGGCTTTTATCACTCATGGTGGAACCAATGGAATCTATGAAGCTATCTATCATGGAATTCCCATGATAGGTGTGCCCATGTTTGCTGATCAGCCTGATAACATCGCTCACATGAAGGCTAAGGGAGCAGCTGTTGATGTTGACTTTCATAAAATGACAACTGCAGATATGCTTAATGCTTTGAAGACAGTCATCAACAACCCCTC ATACAAAGAGAATGCTATGAGATTATCAAGAATTCACCATGACCAACCCGTGAAACCCCTAGACCGAGCTGTCTTCTGGATCGAGTTTGTGATGCGTCACAAAGGTGCTAAGCACCTTAGACCTGCTGCCCATGACCTCACCTGGTACCAGTACCACTCCCTGGATGTGATTGGCTTCCTACTTGCCTGTGTGGCAACTGTTGTCTTCATAGCCATCAAATGTTGCTTGTTTTGCTGTGGGAAGTTgggtagaaaaggaaagaaacaaaagaaggcatAA
- the LOC140511750 gene encoding UDP-glucuronosyltransferase 2A2-like isoform X6: MGKAEMWLIRTYWDFEFPRPYLPNFEFVGGLHCKPAKPLPEEMEKFVQSSGEHGIVVFSLGSMVKNLTEEKSNLIAAALAQIPQKVLWRYQGKKPDTLGPNTRTYDWIPQNDLLGHPKTKAFITHGGTNGIYEAIYHGIPMIGVPMFADQPDNIAHMKAKGAAVDVDFHKMTTADMLNALKTVINNPSYKENAMRLSRIHHDQPVKPLDRAVFWIEFVMRHKGAKHLRPAAHDLTWYQYHSLDVIGFLLACVATVVFIAIKCCLFCCGKLGRKGKKQKKA, encoded by the exons ATGGGAAAAGCTGAAATGTGGCTGATTCGGACTTACTGGGATTTTGAATTTCCTCGTCCATACTTGCCAAATTTTGAGTTTGTTGGAGGACTCCACTGTAAGCCTGCCAAGCCTCTTCCTGAG gaaatggaaaaatttgtCCAGAGCTCTGGAGAACATGGTATTGTGGTATTTTCTCTTGGGTCAATGGTCAAAAACTTAACTGAGGAAAAGAGTAATCTGATTGCTGCAGCTCTTGCCCAGATTCCACAGAAG gtTCTATGGCGATACCAAGGAAAGAAGCCAGACACATTAGGTCCAAATACCAGAACCTATGACTGGATTCCTCAGAATGATCTTCTTG GTCACCCCAAAACCAAGGCTTTTATCACTCATGGTGGAACCAATGGAATCTATGAAGCTATCTATCATGGAATTCCCATGATAGGTGTGCCCATGTTTGCTGATCAGCCTGATAACATCGCTCACATGAAGGCTAAGGGAGCAGCTGTTGATGTTGACTTTCATAAAATGACAACTGCAGATATGCTTAATGCTTTGAAGACAGTCATCAACAACCCCTC ATACAAAGAGAATGCTATGAGATTATCAAGAATTCACCATGACCAACCCGTGAAACCCCTAGACCGAGCTGTCTTCTGGATCGAGTTTGTGATGCGTCACAAAGGTGCTAAGCACCTTAGACCTGCTGCCCATGACCTCACCTGGTACCAGTACCACTCCCTGGATGTGATTGGCTTCCTACTTGCCTGTGTGGCAACTGTTGTCTTCATAGCCATCAAATGTTGCTTGTTTTGCTGTGGGAAGTTgggtagaaaaggaaagaaacaaaagaaggcatAA
- the LOC140511750 gene encoding UDP-glucuronosyltransferase 2A2-like isoform X5, giving the protein MLGRPTTLCETMGKAEMWLIRTYWDFEFPRPYLPNFEFVGGLHCKPAKPLPEEMEKFVQSSGEHGIVVFSLGSMVKNLTEEKSNLIAAALAQIPQKVLWRYQGKKPDTLGPNTRTYDWIPQNDLLGHPKTKAFITHGGTNGIYEAIYHGIPMIGVPMFADQPDNIAHMKAKGAAVDVDFHKMTTADMLNALKTVINNPSYKENAMRLSRIHHDQPVKPLDRAVFWIEFVMRHKGAKHLRPAAHDLTWYQYHSLDVIGFLLACVATVVFIAIKCCLFCCGKLGRKGKKQKKA; this is encoded by the exons ATGTTAG gAAGGCCCACTACATTATGTGAAACTATGGGAAAAGCTGAAATGTGGCTGATTCGGACTTACTGGGATTTTGAATTTCCTCGTCCATACTTGCCAAATTTTGAGTTTGTTGGAGGACTCCACTGTAAGCCTGCCAAGCCTCTTCCTGAG gaaatggaaaaatttgtCCAGAGCTCTGGAGAACATGGTATTGTGGTATTTTCTCTTGGGTCAATGGTCAAAAACTTAACTGAGGAAAAGAGTAATCTGATTGCTGCAGCTCTTGCCCAGATTCCACAGAAG gtTCTATGGCGATACCAAGGAAAGAAGCCAGACACATTAGGTCCAAATACCAGAACCTATGACTGGATTCCTCAGAATGATCTTCTTG GTCACCCCAAAACCAAGGCTTTTATCACTCATGGTGGAACCAATGGAATCTATGAAGCTATCTATCATGGAATTCCCATGATAGGTGTGCCCATGTTTGCTGATCAGCCTGATAACATCGCTCACATGAAGGCTAAGGGAGCAGCTGTTGATGTTGACTTTCATAAAATGACAACTGCAGATATGCTTAATGCTTTGAAGACAGTCATCAACAACCCCTC ATACAAAGAGAATGCTATGAGATTATCAAGAATTCACCATGACCAACCCGTGAAACCCCTAGACCGAGCTGTCTTCTGGATCGAGTTTGTGATGCGTCACAAAGGTGCTAAGCACCTTAGACCTGCTGCCCATGACCTCACCTGGTACCAGTACCACTCCCTGGATGTGATTGGCTTCCTACTTGCCTGTGTGGCAACTGTTGTCTTCATAGCCATCAAATGTTGCTTGTTTTGCTGTGGGAAGTTgggtagaaaaggaaagaaacaaaagaaggcatAA
- the LOC140511750 gene encoding UDP-glucuronosyltransferase 2B31-like isoform X2, which yields MRSEKRAAVLLLLQLCCFSCGSCGKVLAWPMEYSHWINMKVILDELAERGHEVTVLTSTASILVDSTEASLLNFEVYPVPFTKEDFVTFSDKSMEEYLYELPNLFPWEYAKRMQEMFFEFTKVLKQFCESVVLNKKLMKTLKEARYDVVVSDAFSPCGELIAEVLGIPVVYTLRFITGNTYEKYCGGLPSPPSYVPVVLTELTDKMTFMERVKNMLFFLYFDFWFQHFDVKDWDQFYSDVLGRPTTLCETMGKAEMWLIRTYWDFEFPRPYLPNFEFVGGLHCKPAKPLPEEMEKFVQSSGEHGIVVFSLGSMVKNLTEEKSNLIAAALAQIPQKVLWRYQGKKPDTLGPNTRTYDWIPQNDLLGHPKTKAFITHGGTNGIYEAIYHGIPMIGVPMFADQPDNIAHMKAKGAAVDVDFHKMTTADMLNALKTVINNPSYKENAMRLSRIHHDQPVKPLDRAVFWIEFVMRHKGAKHLRPAAHDLTWYQYHSLDVIGFLLACVATVVFIAIKCCLFCCGKLGRKGKKQKKA from the exons ATGAGATCTGAGAAGAGGGCTGCAGTTCTTTTGCTGCTACAGCTGTGTTGCTTTAGCTGTGGGTCCTGTGGAAAGGTCTTAGCATGGCCTATGGAGTATAGTCACTGGATAAATATGAAGGTCATTCTGGATGAGCTGGCAGAGAGGGGCCATGAGGTGACGGTCCTGACATCTACAGCTTCCATTCTTGTTGATTCTACCGAGGCATCGCTTCTCAACTTTGAGGTTTATCCTGTGCCATTCACTAAAGAAGATTTTGTTACTTTTTCCGACAAATCGATGGAGGAATACCTGTATGAGCTGCCAAACCTTTTCCCTTGGGAGTATGCTAAAAGGATGcaagaaatgttttttgaatttacAAAGGTTCTCAAACAGTTTTGTGAGAGTGTTGTTTTGAACAAGAAGCTCATGAAGACATTGAAGGAAGCTAGATATGATGTTGTTGTTTCAGATGCTTTTAGTCCATGTGGTGAGCTCATAGCTGAGGTCCTTGGAATACCTGTTGTCTATACTCTTCGGTTCATTACTGGCaatacatatgaaaaatactgTGGAGGactcccttcccccccttcctATGTGCCTGTGGTCTTGACAGAATTGACTGATAAGATGACATTCATGGAGAGAGTGAAAAATatgcttttcttcctttattttgacTTTTGGTTTCAGCATTTTGATGTAAAGGATTGGGATCAGTTTTACAGTGATGTGTTAG gAAGGCCCACTACATTATGTGAAACTATGGGAAAAGCTGAAATGTGGCTGATTCGGACTTACTGGGATTTTGAATTTCCTCGTCCATACTTGCCAAATTTTGAGTTTGTTGGAGGACTCCACTGTAAGCCTGCCAAGCCTCTTCCTGAG gaaatggaaaaatttgtCCAGAGCTCTGGAGAACATGGTATTGTGGTATTTTCTCTTGGGTCAATGGTCAAAAACTTAACTGAGGAAAAGAGTAATCTGATTGCTGCAGCTCTTGCCCAGATTCCACAGAAG gtTCTATGGCGATACCAAGGAAAGAAGCCAGACACATTAGGTCCAAATACCAGAACCTATGACTGGATTCCTCAGAATGATCTTCTTG GTCACCCCAAAACCAAGGCTTTTATCACTCATGGTGGAACCAATGGAATCTATGAAGCTATCTATCATGGAATTCCCATGATAGGTGTGCCCATGTTTGCTGATCAGCCTGATAACATCGCTCACATGAAGGCTAAGGGAGCAGCTGTTGATGTTGACTTTCATAAAATGACAACTGCAGATATGCTTAATGCTTTGAAGACAGTCATCAACAACCCCTC ATACAAAGAGAATGCTATGAGATTATCAAGAATTCACCATGACCAACCCGTGAAACCCCTAGACCGAGCTGTCTTCTGGATCGAGTTTGTGATGCGTCACAAAGGTGCTAAGCACCTTAGACCTGCTGCCCATGACCTCACCTGGTACCAGTACCACTCCCTGGATGTGATTGGCTTCCTACTTGCCTGTGTGGCAACTGTTGTCTTCATAGCCATCAAATGTTGCTTGTTTTGCTGTGGGAAGTTgggtagaaaaggaaagaaacaaaagaaggcatAA
- the LOC140511750 gene encoding UDP-glucuronosyltransferase 2B17-like isoform X3 — protein MKSEKWAAALLLLQLCCFTCGFCGKVLVWPMEYSHWINMKAILDELAQRGHEVTVLTSTASILIASNKTSLLSFEVYPVSFTKEDVVTYFDKWIKEWVYEMSRLSPWEYAKKMQDILFEYSKVFKQLCESVVVNRKLMKTLKEARYDVVVSDAFGPCAELIAEVLGIPVVYTLRFTTGNTYEKYCGGLPSPPSYVPVVLSELTDKMTFMKRVKNMLFFLYYDFWFQNFDVKDWDQFYSDVLGRPTTLCETMGKAEMWLIRTYWDFEFPRPYLPNFEFVGGLHCKPAKPLPEEMEKFVQSSGEHGIVVFSLGSMVKNLTEEKSNLIAAALAQIPQKVLWRYQGKKPDTLGPNTRTYDWIPQNDLLGHPKTKAFITHGGTNGIYEAIYHGIPMIGVPMFADQPDNIAHMKAKGAAVDVDFHKMTTADMLNALKTVINNPSYKENAMRLSRIHHDQPVKPLDRAVFWIEFVMRHKGAKHLRPAAHDLTWYQYHSLDVIGFLLACVATVVFIAIKCCLFCCGKLGRKGKKQKKA, from the exons ATGAAATCTGAGAAGTGGGCTGCAGCTCTTTTGCTGCTGCAGTTGTGTTGCTTTACTTGTGGGTTCTGTGGAAAAGTTCTTGTGTGGCCTATGGAATATAGTCATTGGATAAATATGAAGGCAATCTTGGATGAGCTGGCACAGAGGGGCCATGAGGTGACTGTCCTGACATCTACGGCTTCCATTCTTATTGCTTCTAACAAAACATCTCTTCTCAGCTTTGAGGTGTATCCTGTGTCATTCACTAAAGAAGATGTTGTTACTTATTTTGATAAATGGATTAAGGAATGGGTGTATGAGATGTCAAGACTTTCCCCTTGGGAGTATGCTAAAAAGATGCAAGATATACTTTTTGAATATTCAAAAGTTTTCAAACAGCTTTGTGAGAGTGTTGTTGTGAACAGGAAGCTTATGAAGACACTGAAGGAAGCCAGATATGACGTTGTTGTTTCAGATGCTTTTGGTCCTTGTGCTGAGCTCATAGCTGAGGTCCTTGGAATACCTGTTGTCTATACTCTTCGGTTCACTACTGGCaatacatatgaaaaatactgTGGAGGactcccttcccccccttcctATGTGCCTGTGGTCTTGTCAGAATTGACTGACAAGATGACATTCATGAAGAGGGTGAAAAATatgcttttcttcctttattatgACTTTTGGTTTCAGAATTTTGATGTTAAGGATTGGGATCAGTTTTACAGTGATGTGTTAG gAAGGCCCACTACATTATGTGAAACTATGGGAAAAGCTGAAATGTGGCTGATTCGGACTTACTGGGATTTTGAATTTCCTCGTCCATACTTGCCAAATTTTGAGTTTGTTGGAGGACTCCACTGTAAGCCTGCCAAGCCTCTTCCTGAG gaaatggaaaaatttgtCCAGAGCTCTGGAGAACATGGTATTGTGGTATTTTCTCTTGGGTCAATGGTCAAAAACTTAACTGAGGAAAAGAGTAATCTGATTGCTGCAGCTCTTGCCCAGATTCCACAGAAG gtTCTATGGCGATACCAAGGAAAGAAGCCAGACACATTAGGTCCAAATACCAGAACCTATGACTGGATTCCTCAGAATGATCTTCTTG GTCACCCCAAAACCAAGGCTTTTATCACTCATGGTGGAACCAATGGAATCTATGAAGCTATCTATCATGGAATTCCCATGATAGGTGTGCCCATGTTTGCTGATCAGCCTGATAACATCGCTCACATGAAGGCTAAGGGAGCAGCTGTTGATGTTGACTTTCATAAAATGACAACTGCAGATATGCTTAATGCTTTGAAGACAGTCATCAACAACCCCTC ATACAAAGAGAATGCTATGAGATTATCAAGAATTCACCATGACCAACCCGTGAAACCCCTAGACCGAGCTGTCTTCTGGATCGAGTTTGTGATGCGTCACAAAGGTGCTAAGCACCTTAGACCTGCTGCCCATGACCTCACCTGGTACCAGTACCACTCCCTGGATGTGATTGGCTTCCTACTTGCCTGTGTGGCAACTGTTGTCTTCATAGCCATCAAATGTTGCTTGTTTTGCTGTGGGAAGTTgggtagaaaaggaaagaaacaaaagaaggcatAA